TTTTTTAATATTCTGCCAAACAGCTTTTCGTTTTCGACAACCTCGACGCTTGCCTTTTTAAAGGAAGCGTTCAATGTCGCATATATTGACATTGAGACCGAGAAAAGAGAAGGTAGAAAAAGCTCTGTTAAATTTGCCAGAGATGGCTCTCGAACTTTATTGCTGATTACTCGCGTTATTATGTTGTTTAATCCCCTGAAGATTTTTTTCCCGGTTTCAGTTTTAACTTTTGCTCTTGGGGTGCTTTGGGGATTATACGGCGTTGTCATTTTTCAACGCATTCCAAACAGTTCGGTGATTTTGATGGTCTTTGGTATGTTCCTTTTCTTTTTTGGCATGCTGGCTGATCAAACCGCCTCGATTCGGAGACAGATTCATGTATCGGAATAAGTTCTCTGAAATCGAAGTTCGGCAATTTTGGGATGAAGTGAGCGAGATCTATGATGTCGCCAATGATGACATTGGCGGTGCTCATTATCAGCGATTTAAATTTGCCATAAATTATATCCCTGAAAAAGGTCATTTGAATTTACTTAATGTTTGGAGCCGAACCGGAAATGCGAATGCCTTTCTTTTAAAACATAATCCGGAGATCAAAGTTTTTAATGCTGAGGTTTCTCATAAATTAATGCAGATTGGCTTGAAGAAGCAGAAATACAAAACCAAAAAAATATCACAGGTCAGGCTGGACATTTTACCTTACAAAAACGACAGTTTTGATGCTGTATTGTCGTTAGAAACCCTCGAGCATTGTTCGCAGCCTCTGTTATTCTTGCAGGAATTAAGAAGAGTGTTGAAAAAGGATGGCGTGTTGGTCATGAGTCTGCCGCCGGCGACGGCAGAGTTTGCCCTGCGCCTCTATGATTTATTTTGTTTCAATCATGGCGAAGGGCCGCATCGATTTCTTCCTTCGCGAAAAGTGAAGAAGCTTTTGAAGACGGCCGGGTTTAATTTATTAATGCACAAAGGAACACTCCTGATACCGGTTGGACCTGAAAAGTTGAAAGCGCTTGGTGAAAAAGCGATCGATAGATTTCAAAATACATTTCTTTCAGAATTCGGGATCCGACAATTTTATAT
This region of candidate division KSB1 bacterium genomic DNA includes:
- a CDS encoding class I SAM-dependent methyltransferase, with the translated sequence MYRNKFSEIEVRQFWDEVSEIYDVANDDIGGAHYQRFKFAINYIPEKGHLNLLNVWSRTGNANAFLLKHNPEIKVFNAEVSHKLMQIGLKKQKYKTKKISQVRLDILPYKNDSFDAVLSLETLEHCSQPLLFLQELRRVLKKDGVLVMSLPPATAEFALRLYDLFCFNHGEGPHRFLPSRKVKKLLKTAGFNLLMHKGTLLIPVGPEKLKALGEKAIDRFQNTFLSEFGIRQFYISRA